The Ferrimonas balearica DSM 9799 genome includes the window ATGTTCGCCTTTGGCTGGCTGCTCAATATTGTCGAACGGGGCAGCGCCGCGCATGGTCGCATCAACTCGATGCTGAAGGTCGCCGACAGCGTGGAAGATCGCGGTAAAGCGGACGTCGACGACACCACTCTGGTGGTCAATCAGCTCAGCTTCGCCTATCAGTCCGGTGAGCCGGAAGCGCTGAATTCCCTGAGCCTGACCCTGAAACCGGGCCAAACCCTGGGCATCGCCGGCCCCACCGGTTCCGGCAAAACCACCCTGGTGCAACTGCTGATGCGCTACTGGGAGACCGAACCGGGCCAAATCACCCTCGGCGGCCACGCACTGGACCACTACCGCCTGAACGCCTTGCGCAGCAGCTACGCCTACGTGCCCCAGGACAGCTTCCTGTTCAGCGCATCAATCCGCGACAACATCGCGCTGGCGTGGCCGGACGCGCCGGATGAAGCGATTGCGGAAGCGGCCCGACTGGCGGCCATCCACGAAGACATCCTGCGCTTCCCCGAGGGCTATCAAACGCTGGTAGGCGAACGGGGCGTGACCCTGTCCGGGGGCCAGCGCCAACGCATCGCCATCGCCCGCGCCCTGCTCTCCAGAGCACCGATTCTGGTGTTGGACGACGCGCTGTCAGCGGTGGATGTCGGTACTGAGCAAACCATCCTGAATCACCTGAAAACCCACCGGCCCGAGCAAAGCCGTATCATCATCAGCCACCGTCTCGCCTCACTGGCGGACGCCGATGAGATCCTGGTGCTGAGTCACGGCGAATGTGCCGAACGGGGTCGTCACGCCACCCTGAGCCGCCAGGACGGCTGGTATGGCCGGATGTGGACCTATCAACAAATGGAGGCGCAGATCCATGAGCAGCAGTAAGGCCCGTGGCGGCACCTTCGCCCTGTTGACCCGCTACATCTACCAGGACAAACCGCTGCTGGCGAAAGCACTGACCCTGCTGGTGCTGGCCACCGCATTCGATGTTGCCGGCCCCATCCTGGCCAAGATCTTTATCGATGACCACCTGCTCAAAGGGGACTTCGCCCCGGCGGCCCTGGGTGGGCTGCTGGCGTTATACGCCATCACCCAGTTGGGCAGCGCCTGGCTGCGTTACCAGCAAACCCTGCGCTTCTCCGAGATGGCCCTGAGTGCGGTACTGGATATCCGGCGCCGGGTGTTCAGCCACGTGGTGCGCCTGCCGATGAGCTACTTCGACCACGCCCGCACCGGCCAGCTGGTCAGCCGCATCACCAATGACACCGAGTCGATCAAAGACCTGTACGTTCAGTTCCTCTCCAATGTGCTGGGCAACGCCATCCTGCTGATCGGCATGCTGATCGCCATGGCGATGCTCAATATCCAGCTGATGATCATCGCCCTGGGGTTGGTACCCACGGTGCTGTTGATCATCTACCTGTACCAGCGTTTCTCCGGCCCGGCCGTGGCCCACTCACGGGCGCTGCGCTCCGACATCAACGCCAACATCAGCGAGTCGATCGCCGGTATGGCGGTGATCCAGGCCACCGCGGGTCAGGAGCGTTACCTCGGCCACTTTGACCGGGTAAATCAGGACTACTACGGCGCCCGCATGAAAACCGTGCGCATCGGTGCCGCGCTGCTGCGCCCTGCCATCGATATGCTGGCGGTGTTGGTTCTGGTGGGGATCATCGCCCTGTTCGGCCTGCAGGTGGTGGAAGGTGTGGCGGAAGTGGGGGTGCTGTACGCCTTCCTCAGCTACATGGGGCGCTTTACCGAACCGCTGGCGGAGATCACCCAACGCTTTAACCTGTATCAACAGGCGATGGTGGCCGGTGACCGGGTCTCCACCCTGCTGGAGCAGGACGCGCAGCACTACCAGGCAGAGCAGGCTCAGGTGGCCCACGGCGCCATCGCCCTGAACAACCTGCGCTTTGGTTACAGCGCCGACAAGCCGGTTCTGAAGGGATTGGATCTGGCCATTCCGGCCGGAGGCTTCTATGCCGTGGTGGGCCACACCGGCAGTGGCAAGAGTACCCTGCTGTCGTTGCTGCTGAACTTCTATCCCAGCGGTGCGGGTCAGATCCAGTTGGATGGCCGCGACCTGGCGGACTACGGCCACGACGGCCTGCGTTCCGGCGTCGGATTGATTCCGCAGGAGCCCTTCGTGCTGGCCGCCAGTCTGTACGACAACATCGATATGGGCCGCAATCTCGGCCAGCAGGCGGTGGAACAGGCCGCCAGGCGGGCCCACCTGCACCACGTCATCATGGCCATGCCCGAAGGCTACCAAACCCAGTTGGGCGAAGGGGGGCTGCGACTGTCCACCGGCCAGCGCCAGCAGTTGATCATCGCCCGGGCCCTCGCCGCATCACCAAAGATCCTGCTGCTGGATGAAGCCACCGCCAACGTGGACAGCGAAACGGAACAGGTGGTGCAAGCCGCCCTGAATGACCTGCGTGGTGAAGTGACGCTGATCGTGGTGGCCCACCGCCTCTCCACCATCCGCCACGCCGATCAGATCGTGGTGTTGTCTCACGGTGAGATCATCGAACAGGGTGACCATGCTGCGCTGATGGCCGACGCCAACGGCCACTACCGCGCCATGTATCAGTTGCAGTTGCAGGCGTTGAAAGTGGCACAGGCTGAGCAGGAAGAGTTGGCCAGCGGCGCCTAATCCGGCAACGCCAGATAGGCCGCTTTTACTGCCTCCGCCCCATACTCACGCTCCAGTGCCCGGATGGCGAAGTGCCCCTTCGCCATCCGCTGGTAGTGGTCGATAAACAGGGTATTGATGGTGGCACCGCCCACCGCCCCGATGGCCGGAATGGCCTGGGCCGCCACCTTCTGCGACACCTGAACCGAAAAGCGCTGGGCCACGCTGGTGATCAGTTTCACCAGCACCGGCGCCCCCTCCTGAGTCAGGCCCCGGCTGGCCAGGTGCTCTGCGGCCTGACTGACCGACTGAGCCAATGCCGCGCGCACCGCAAAATAGCCCGAGTCCGCCCCATCGTCGGAGGCACCGGAACCGCCCAGCGCAAACACCGTCAGGCAGGCCAACTGGCTGTCCGGATGGTGCAGATCCTCCCCTTCACTGCGGGCGATGTCGGCGATGGCCCTGAGAATCAACGTGGTGGAGACCGGCAACTCTAAAGCCAGTGCACTTAAACCAAACACCCCGCCCACGCCGCCACTGGTCGCGACAGCCAGCTTATGTAACCGGGGCGACGGCGGCTTACCCGTCCCCTCCCCCATGCTGGAGATCGCCGCCTTAAGCGCCTTTTTCAGCGCATATTGCGTCAGGTTATTCACCTTTTCCCGCCAGCCCGTTGGCAGACGCCGCAACCCCGCTTCGATGGGGCTGCCCAGCTTGTCACTGAAACGCGCCGCCAATCCGGGCGATTCCAGCAATTGATGCGCTTGCGCCAGTCGTTGCTGGTCGGCAGGACTTAGCCGGGTAAGGGTGTTGTCACTCATCGCCATCCCCCTGGGCCAATCGGGCCTGGCAGCGCTCGGCCAAAAACTGCCGCAGGCTTTGGATCCGAGGACTCAGTTGACGGCGGTCGGCACAGATCAGATTGAGCGGCGCCAGCTCCCCTTGCCAGTCGGAGCACAGGCGCACCAAGCGTCCTGCGGCGACATCCTCCGCCACATCGAGGTGGGATTTGTAGGCGATGCCGCGTCCGGCCAACGCCCAGCGATGCACCACCTCGCCATCGTCTGCGCTGCGGTTGCCCCTGACCTTGATGGTCAGCGCCTCGCCGTCGCGATGGAAGGTCCAGCGGTCATGACGATAATCGTCGAGGTGAAAGCTCAGGCAGTTGTGGTCGGCCAGTTCTGACGGATGACCGGGCTGGCCACAGCGTGCAATGTAGGAGGGGGCGGCCACCAGCAGGCGGCGGTTGCGGGGTGCCAGAGGCAGCGCCACCAGGTTGGAATCCTCGGGTTCGCCATAGCGCAGCGACAGATCGGAACCGGCCTGGTACAGGTCAAACAATCGGTCTGAGAACTGCAGTTGCAGGGTCAGTTGCGGGTGCGCATCCTGAAACTCGTCCAGCCACGGCAGCAGCGTGCGCCGCCCCAGATCCGAAGGCAGGGAGAGCCGCAACGGCCCGGCAAACTGGCTCTGGTTTGAGCGTGCGGCTTCCGCCCCGCTTTTCAACAGCGCCAGGGCTTCGGCGCAGTGGCTGAGAAATCGCTCCCCCTCATCGGTCAGCTTTAACGAGCGGGTGGAGCGGACGAACAGGGCCACCCCCAGCTCATTCTCAATCCGCTTCAGTGCGGCGCTGGTGGCCGCGGGTGTCAGATCGAGCTGTCTGGCCGCGGCGGACAGGCTGCCAAGGCGGGCGGTCAGTACCAGGATGTCGAGATCTTGCAGTGCCTTCATTTTCAAATTCTGTTTGAAACAGCTTGTGCCCGACTGTAGTTTTTCAAATCCTCAGCGTCAAATAAGCTGTGTGCCATCATCGACAACGGAGATCGACCATGAGCCAGACCATGAAAGCCGTGGGCTACCACCACAGCCGCCCTATCGACCAGACTGACGCCCTGCTGGACCTGACCCTACCCCGCCCGACGCCCGGCGAACAGGACCTGCTGGTGCGGGTCGAGGCGGTCTCCGTGAATCCCGTCGACACCAAGATCCGCACCCGCGTTCAGCCTGCCGAGGGCCAGGCCCAGGTGCTGGGCTGGGACGCTGCGGGCGTGGTGGAAGCGGTGGGCAGTTCGGTCACCGGCTTCGCGGTGGGGGATCCGGTCTGGTACGCCGGTGACGTCTCCCGCCCCGGCAGCAACAGTGAGTTTCAGTGTGTTGATGCCCGCATCGCGTCCAAGCGCCCGACCAATATTGATGTGGCTGAAGCCGCTGCGCTGCCGCTGACCGGCCTGACCGCCTACGAGCTGCTGTTTGACCGCCTGGGCCTGAGCCCCGACGCTGACCACAGCAACGACAGCCTGCTGGTGATCGGTGCTGCCGGCGGAGTGGGCTCGATTCTGATCCAACTGGCTCGCCAGCTCACCAATATCCGCATCATCGCCACCGCGTCCCGTCCGGACAGTCAGGCTTGGGTCGAACAGCAAGGCGCCCACCATGTGGTGAACCACCACCACGATATGGTGGCCCAGGTTGCCGGGCTGAAGTGCCCGCCGGT containing:
- a CDS encoding ABC transporter transmembrane domain-containing protein, which gives rise to MSLFVHLGWFFREHARTYALAVLMLLVVALLNMSVPYLIGQTVDGLLAVPKGGDWDGGYLPHLCAIAVALYLLRFGWRVVLFGTSYQLGTVLRHRFYQRLTRQGQAFYSSHNTGDLMARATNDIDAVEMAAGEGILSGFDGILTFLLVLAMMFVVIDWRLALVALVPFPFMGLAFYHISKRLHLHFRDSLEKFSTLNDATQQAIVGVRLVKAMGRETVESDRFGAIADDAARSNYEVARTEALYDPVIFVCLTLATGLTLGFGAWLIHHNELTVGQLTSFSLYLGQLIWPMFAFGWLLNIVERGSAAHGRINSMLKVADSVEDRGKADVDDTTLVVNQLSFAYQSGEPEALNSLSLTLKPGQTLGIAGPTGSGKTTLVQLLMRYWETEPGQITLGGHALDHYRLNALRSSYAYVPQDSFLFSASIRDNIALAWPDAPDEAIAEAARLAAIHEDILRFPEGYQTLVGERGVTLSGGQRQRIAIARALLSRAPILVLDDALSAVDVGTEQTILNHLKTHRPEQSRIIISHRLASLADADEILVLSHGECAERGRHATLSRQDGWYGRMWTYQQMEAQIHEQQ
- a CDS encoding ABC transporter ATP-binding protein, coding for MSSSKARGGTFALLTRYIYQDKPLLAKALTLLVLATAFDVAGPILAKIFIDDHLLKGDFAPAALGGLLALYAITQLGSAWLRYQQTLRFSEMALSAVLDIRRRVFSHVVRLPMSYFDHARTGQLVSRITNDTESIKDLYVQFLSNVLGNAILLIGMLIAMAMLNIQLMIIALGLVPTVLLIIYLYQRFSGPAVAHSRALRSDINANISESIAGMAVIQATAGQERYLGHFDRVNQDYYGARMKTVRIGAALLRPAIDMLAVLVLVGIIALFGLQVVEGVAEVGVLYAFLSYMGRFTEPLAEITQRFNLYQQAMVAGDRVSTLLEQDAQHYQAEQAQVAHGAIALNNLRFGYSADKPVLKGLDLAIPAGGFYAVVGHTGSGKSTLLSLLLNFYPSGAGQIQLDGRDLADYGHDGLRSGVGLIPQEPFVLAASLYDNIDMGRNLGQQAVEQAARRAHLHHVIMAMPEGYQTQLGEGGLRLSTGQRQQLIIARALAASPKILLLDEATANVDSETEQVVQAALNDLRGEVTLIVVAHRLSTIRHADQIVVLSHGEIIEQGDHAALMADANGHYRAMYQLQLQALKVAQAEQEELASGA
- a CDS encoding EcsC family protein translates to MSDNTLTRLSPADQQRLAQAHQLLESPGLAARFSDKLGSPIEAGLRRLPTGWREKVNNLTQYALKKALKAAISSMGEGTGKPPSPRLHKLAVATSGGVGGVFGLSALALELPVSTTLILRAIADIARSEGEDLHHPDSQLACLTVFALGGSGASDDGADSGYFAVRAALAQSVSQAAEHLASRGLTQEGAPVLVKLITSVAQRFSVQVSQKVAAQAIPAIGAVGGATINTLFIDHYQRMAKGHFAIRALEREYGAEAVKAAYLALPD
- a CDS encoding LysR family transcriptional regulator — protein: MKALQDLDILVLTARLGSLSAAARQLDLTPAATSAALKRIENELGVALFVRSTRSLKLTDEGERFLSHCAEALALLKSGAEAARSNQSQFAGPLRLSLPSDLGRRTLLPWLDEFQDAHPQLTLQLQFSDRLFDLYQAGSDLSLRYGEPEDSNLVALPLAPRNRRLLVAAPSYIARCGQPGHPSELADHNCLSFHLDDYRHDRWTFHRDGEALTIKVRGNRSADDGEVVHRWALAGRGIAYKSHLDVAEDVAAGRLVRLCSDWQGELAPLNLICADRRQLSPRIQSLRQFLAERCQARLAQGDGDE
- a CDS encoding zinc-binding alcohol dehydrogenase family protein, with product MSQTMKAVGYHHSRPIDQTDALLDLTLPRPTPGEQDLLVRVEAVSVNPVDTKIRTRVQPAEGQAQVLGWDAAGVVEAVGSSVTGFAVGDPVWYAGDVSRPGSNSEFQCVDARIASKRPTNIDVAEAAALPLTGLTAYELLFDRLGLSPDADHSNDSLLVIGAAGGVGSILIQLARQLTNIRIIATASRPDSQAWVEQQGAHHVVNHHHDMVAQVAGLKCPPVRYVASLNQTDSHLTAIAELMAPQGKLALIDDPASFDIMPFKRKSISIHWEFMFTRALFKTDDIARQQAILSHIAEMVQEGRIKTTVAEHFGTISADNLKRAHALLESQQSRGKIVLAGF